The genomic DNA AATTAAGGGCATTGAAAAGCACATGAAACAATAAGATTTTAATTAGTACGTCATAGTCAGTGTTTGTTCTGCAGGCGAAATTTGTTAAAAGAacatttcattttgtttttctggacAAAAAACCCAATAGTGTAACGTTAGCCggtaaagttttaattttttttcttggctaAACTATCGTTATTTATATCTACATGCCAAGTATTTTTTTCACACTTAGAATATACCGTGTCATCGtaggcgggaaaaaaaaaagattagtatCATCGTCTTTATTCCATGCAGATATAAAACTGCGATATTTCACttctatatattataatcaattttaaaattacaaaactaaaataaattgacaataaaatgataattatgAGGATGCATgttttttctgaaaatatttgttaaagtAAGAGTTGATTCTTAAAAAACCAAGTTGTAAATATATAGCTTAGTTTTATCATGTCCTCTGTTTCCAGCTTGTATGTATCCAGTTTCTCTCATTATTCAAAATCAAGTGAACATGAAACACGACGCTCAAGATTGTCTTCCCTAGTTTTCCCTTCGGCCGATGACTTGTTCACACGGccaaatcttattttattaaaagataaacttttgttgaccaaaacaaaaagataaacttGTGTCATGCCGACGAATCCAGTAATAAAAGTTATAAACTAAGAAATCTGGTGATAAACACAGTATAGTATTAACACTTTTTATTGTAAAGTAAAATAGTATAacctaatatataatttaatagcTAATTATCTATTTTGTGTTCACACTCCAAAAGCGTTGACATTACGACTAAAGAACAAAGACAGATCATACTACGACAACTATTTAATCAAATctgacatatattttttaattgcaTATAGTTAGCAAATTGAAATGGAACTTAGTGCGTGCCTCCTAAAAATTATACATCTTCTGTTTCTTATTATAAGATGATCTAGGTGGTTTCATCTAAGAGAAGAAGTCATCAATAAGCTATAAATAGTAAAACTTTGAAGGACAAAACATAGTTTTTGtcatattattttacaaaacatatacatattttgatGAAGTGAGTGTCGACTTAGTTCAGAAACACTAATTGAAAACTAGGGTATCGAGACTCGAGATCTGTCTTAGATACTATAGTTGTTAATATTTTGAGAAGATAGTTCTTATATAAATACAAAGTTGTTATTgtatatcattatttttctagAGTACGTTTAAATGTgcataaacaacaaaatatgCATATGACTGCAGAAAATGAAATGAGGTCGACGGTGGTGCCAGAACGGTCACTGATGATGAGTACCAACGACTACGGTGAGCCTTCAGCTAACGTTAAACACGATCCACCGCGTGGCGGCAAAGGCCGCAGACGTTGAGAATCTTATATTTTCTCGTAACTTCCCAAATCCTCTTGCAAGCTTGcaaatattctatatatatagaccaataaaagttttttattttcattttatatttttaacgaGCTATATATCAAAGAGActgtatatgtaatatatatatataacacctCGTTTTCATTTGTGTGCTATATCGACGTCAACTTGTTATTCTTACCTAGATTAATATGTGCTACGTGTAAATTGTATGTataaaattcctttttttttttttggttaatgccGTTGTACTTCAATCTATTTTGtataacgattttttttttttttgaatcaccGAAGTTTGATAGCCCAATTGGTAAAAATTCTTTGGCAAAATCTAGAGGTCGTTAGTTCAAGAGGAGACCCTTGGAAGGAGATCATATAAAATGCTTTGGTCCTTGGCATGAGGGAATATACGGATCTAGGTCTTGAATCtcttaataattcaaaaaaaattgaatcagattttaaatagttaaaatatatttttaaatcgtCATTAATAGGTAATCAAATATACGTAATGGTAATGTAATAAACGGcgaaattgaaaaattaaatctACTAAAATATTCTAGTTTAGGAAATGAGAGCTGACTAggttgtatatatttatttcaatcaTAGATGTTTAAATTACTTTAATGAATTTAAGGTCagactaataataaataacatttttatacgATTGAAGACATATCACATGTTGCATTGCAATCAAAATGTTtgaattaaaaactttaataaaattcaggtaaaactaataatagataacatttttatttgattgaatctatactaataaaaaataggagctataagctcctaacgCCGTctacataagattttaaacaaccaatagaaatttgacatatcacttattaacattttatacaatttccagaattttctatattaagaattaattttaaacaacctatcagatttgacatatcattcattaacattttttaaatttacccacataggattttaaacaaccaatagaaatttgacatatcacttattaacattttatacaatttccagaattttttatattaagaattattttaaacaacctatcatgatttgacatgtcattcattaacattttttaaatttacagatttttttagaaaaaggaaaattttaaatttatggaaatcaaagaactaagcacaatatcccacatcggctagaaattttttagacaatggttcagaaccagtataaataagattaatatgcttccaacaacgaatgagcaggaaagcttgatttatcaggcgaccaagtttaaaagttttatttggtttgttctggttttttatttgatcaaattaaaactttaaacagtttcaacaaaatattctaatatttaaaaaattttaaaagtttaaatattataaatattgaaacttttaaaagttcttagcttttaaaaagtttttaaatattataagttttaaattttaaaagtttaaaatattataaatattgaaaatttttaaaaggttcaaattttatatttcaaaaccttttaaaagtttaaaatattataaatattgatgcaaaacataaattatcttatttatctacatttgtgctttttatttcttataagctgtaaaacatattttgtgtatgattttagagatgagttgatattctttcattaattttttatttttgggtctaaggaagacgGATTGACATCGCatgaccttaatttgatgtttgagtcaaattttgaggtttaaagaagaaagatggacgacaaacacacatgttttattagctatacataggcatgaccaggattacggttgtcacggttaaattttattaatcatcGGTTATAGTTAGAAAATTTTGTAACCTTAACGagaaccgtttaaccgtttaaatacggttaaacggttacgtttaaatacggttgcggttcaagcggttactgttatatacgattacggttatttgataatatgatacggttgatattattagatgatataatataattgatattatttatttataattaatatgttcttatagtgtactcatatttctatatatcatatgattcatattaattatataattattaatatattttattatgtttttaaaatattataaaccaagtaaggattttggtttgagaagtttctaaacgcgtggatctaaaacaaaataagtatatggataaaattgtcaataattgggtgcatgtgttgactatgctggtaatcatgaatttcacaaattttatgagaaaagaaatgattttgttcttggagtttgatgggttaacaagttgtgtggtagtctaaaaaaaggtttttcagtggaagaatgtgaagaagttgacgaggaagaagaagaaaaagagtataacgaagaagcaaacggtaaaagttacgatgacaattaacacaaaatttgacaatgaaaatgacaagaaagaatatgaagaataagaaaatattgaataaaaaaacacgaaaacataggtggtagcgatcaattaaatatgaaaacgagttaaattcatgattataaaattatttcgtttttgtggtggtcaaagaaaattgtttaggatatgtgaagtcatcagtttgatttgcctcgcctgaacatcaaattaaatttatgatttttttatcagatttgattttataacacaactcatttttatattttaaaaaattgtttatctgaaatttaatttttttctttagtactaattttaatttttttttatgagataatattttattatcctaatcaatcatatataatttttatcaaaatatatcaaataaactcacGCTAACCTagtctatactaataaaaagtataagctataagctcctaaaggtgtccacataggatttaaaacctccaattgtgattagacatgtcactaattaacattttttaaaatctccagaattttctatattaagaattattttaaacatcctatcaggatttgacatatcattcattaacatttttaaatttccagaattttttagaaaaaagaaaaatttaaatttatggaaataaaagaactatgtacaatatcccacatccgctagaaaatttttagacaacgAATGAGTAGTtcaaaaccattataaataagattaatatgctttcaacaacgaatgagtaggaaagcttgatttatcaggcatcccagtttaatagttttattcggtttgatccagttttttatttgatcaaactaaactttaaaaattttcaaaaaatatattagaatatttcaaatttttaaaaagtttaaatattataaatattgaaacttttaaaagttcttagcttttaaaaagtttttaaatattataatttttaatttttaaaagtttaaaatattataaatattgatgtaatacataaattatcatatttatctacgtttgtgctttttatttcttacgagctgtaaaatatatttttgtgtatgattttatagataagttgatattcttttattaattttttatttctatcttattttttatttttatgagaaaataaatgattttgttcttggggtttgatgggttaacaagttgtttggtagtctaaaaaaaatatttttcagtggaaaaatgtgaagaagttgactagaaaaaaaaaaagaaaaagagtataacgaagaaccagatgttaaaagtaacgatgacaattaccacaaaatttgacaatgaaaattacaagaaagaatatgaaaaaaaaaacatggaataaaaaacacgaaaacataggtcatagcgatcaattaaatataaaaacgagttaaattcatgatgataaaattgttctgtttttctggtagtcaaaaaaattgtttaggatatctgaggtcatcagtttgattcgcctCACGtcgacgtcgagttaaatttatgtatctgaaatttaattttttatatttttaaaaaatatgtatctgaaatttaattttttctttaatactattttaaatttttttataaaataatattttattaccgttatcaattatatataatttttattaaaatatatcaaataaacctatggataattaaaatatgattcacataaattaatttgtttatgggCCGTCTCTATCAACCAAACCCATAAAAGAACATATAGGCCCAAGAGTTATTAAAGCTC from Camelina sativa cultivar DH55 chromosome 7, Cs, whole genome shotgun sequence includes the following:
- the LOC104700501 gene encoding protein PSY3-like, which translates into the protein MSYSTSRIGLCLFLFFSFALLSSARISLSFSSENEMRSTVVPERSLMMSTNDYGEPSANVKHDPPRGGKGRRR